In Microbacterium esteraromaticum, the following proteins share a genomic window:
- a CDS encoding MerR family transcriptional regulator: MKLSALAVQSGVSTTTLKHWIRVGMMPAGSLKNRTTAVYEQRHVERARLILVLRDMYGASTAAILSLTGLIDTPGVTTLEVMNACQEFALGVPHDIAADPAVAEFRERTHELMRRRDWRGYPGAAERGLTHALAQASEVGLDYDVETLMQYADALEPLAGGNVAALGPDGSPDEVARRMLLAVNARARQLVAISSLAHAAASVRSAIERGVAPADIARPPAR, encoded by the coding sequence ATGAAGCTCAGCGCGCTCGCAGTGCAGAGCGGCGTCAGCACGACGACGCTGAAGCACTGGATCAGGGTGGGCATGATGCCCGCCGGATCGTTGAAGAACCGCACCACGGCGGTGTACGAGCAGCGGCACGTCGAGCGCGCGAGGCTCATCCTCGTGCTGCGCGACATGTACGGCGCATCGACCGCCGCGATCCTGTCGCTGACCGGGTTGATCGACACCCCCGGTGTCACCACGCTCGAGGTCATGAACGCGTGTCAGGAGTTCGCGCTGGGGGTTCCCCACGACATCGCTGCAGACCCTGCGGTCGCCGAGTTCCGCGAACGGACGCACGAGCTCATGCGCCGGCGAGACTGGCGCGGGTATCCGGGTGCGGCGGAGCGCGGGCTCACCCACGCCCTCGCGCAGGCGTCGGAGGTCGGTCTCGACTACGACGTCGAGACGCTCATGCAGTACGCCGACGCTCTCGAGCCGCTGGCCGGCGGCAACGTCGCAGCCCTCGGGCCCGACGGATCGCCCGACGAGGTGGCGAGGCGGATGCTGCTCGCGGTGAACGCCCGCGCTCGGCAGCTCGTCGCGATCAGCAGCCTCGCCCACGCTGCGGCATCCGTCCGTTCGGCGATCGAGCGAGGCGTCGCCCCTGCCGACATCGCCCGTCCGCCGGCCCGCTGA
- a CDS encoding adenine phosphoribosyltransferase, giving the protein MNSELARAESLIASIPDYPQPGILFRDITPLLADAEALRVTTEALIEPFAGSFDVVAGIEARGFILAGAAAIAAGVGFVPIRKAGKLPRPAASVDYALEYGSATVEMHDDLPSGTRILLIDDVLATGGTLAAGREIVENLGYAVAGISVLFEIDGLGGRDVIGDLHTVFRSA; this is encoded by the coding sequence GTGAACTCCGAACTGGCACGCGCCGAGTCCCTGATCGCCTCGATCCCCGACTACCCGCAGCCGGGCATCCTGTTCCGCGACATCACCCCGCTTCTGGCCGATGCCGAGGCGCTGCGCGTGACCACCGAGGCGCTCATCGAGCCCTTCGCCGGATCGTTCGACGTGGTCGCGGGCATCGAGGCGCGCGGATTCATCCTCGCCGGCGCAGCCGCGATCGCCGCCGGCGTCGGCTTCGTGCCGATCCGCAAGGCCGGCAAGCTGCCCCGCCCCGCGGCATCCGTCGACTACGCGCTCGAGTACGGCTCGGCGACGGTCGAGATGCACGACGACCTGCCCTCGGGAACCCGCATCCTGCTGATCGACGACGTGCTCGCCACGGGCGGCACCCTCGCCGCCGGACGCGAGATCGTCGAGAACCTCGGGTACGCGGTCGCCGGCATCAGCGTGCTGTTCGAGATCGACGGCCTCGGCGGACGCGACGTCATCGGCGACCTGCACACCGTCTTCCGCTCGGCCTGA
- a CDS encoding GH1 family beta-glucosidase, which yields MTRTFPEGFLFGAATAAYQIEGAAFEDGRTASIWDAFARVPGAVVGGENGDVACDHYHRYADDVALMKRLGLQTYRFSTSWSRVRPDGGPVNAAGLDFYSRLVDELLEAEIVPWLTLHHWDMPQALEEQGGWTNRDIVARFTDYALSVHDVLGDRVQHWTTMNEPWCSSFLSYTAGVHAPGRTSIRDGLLASHHLLLAHGSAVQALRERDASLDLGITLNLTVADPADVDDPVDIDAARRIDGQFNGWFLSPLFHGEYPADIVRDFREVDPAAVAEWQDAVKPGDLDIISAPLDALGVNYYHGELLSGHPQPGGGDPHQTEGQQRETRSPFPSNEGIHWVERGLPRTGMDWEVQPDGLTRLLVRVAKDYSGDVPLYVTENGAAYDDEVGPDGEVADVERTDFLRAHVEATLDAIEQGVDVRGYFYWSLMDNYEWAWGYAKRFGIVRVDYETQQRTIKQSGQEYARIIAAHTGR from the coding sequence ATGACGCGAACCTTTCCCGAGGGCTTCCTCTTCGGCGCCGCCACCGCCGCCTACCAGATCGAGGGCGCGGCCTTCGAGGACGGCCGCACGGCATCCATCTGGGACGCCTTCGCGCGGGTTCCCGGTGCCGTCGTGGGCGGCGAGAACGGCGATGTCGCGTGCGATCACTACCACCGCTACGCCGACGACGTCGCGCTCATGAAGCGGCTCGGCCTGCAGACCTACCGCTTCTCGACCTCGTGGTCCCGCGTGCGCCCCGATGGCGGGCCCGTGAACGCCGCCGGGCTCGACTTCTACAGCCGGCTCGTCGACGAGCTGCTCGAGGCGGAGATCGTGCCATGGCTCACGCTGCACCACTGGGACATGCCGCAGGCGCTCGAAGAGCAGGGCGGCTGGACGAACCGCGACATCGTCGCCCGCTTCACCGACTACGCGCTCAGCGTGCACGACGTGCTCGGCGACCGTGTGCAGCACTGGACCACCATGAACGAGCCGTGGTGCTCGTCGTTCCTCTCGTACACCGCGGGGGTGCACGCGCCGGGGCGCACGAGCATCCGCGACGGGCTGCTCGCCTCGCACCACCTGCTCCTCGCGCACGGCAGCGCCGTGCAGGCGCTGCGCGAACGCGACGCCTCTCTCGACCTCGGCATCACCCTCAACCTCACGGTCGCCGACCCCGCCGACGTCGACGACCCGGTCGACATCGACGCCGCACGCCGCATCGACGGGCAGTTCAACGGCTGGTTCCTCAGCCCCCTCTTCCACGGCGAGTACCCGGCCGACATCGTCCGCGACTTCCGCGAGGTCGACCCGGCCGCCGTCGCCGAATGGCAGGATGCCGTGAAGCCGGGCGACCTCGACATCATCTCCGCCCCGCTCGACGCGCTCGGCGTGAACTACTACCACGGAGAGCTGCTGTCGGGGCATCCGCAGCCGGGCGGAGGAGACCCGCACCAGACCGAGGGTCAGCAGCGCGAGACGCGCTCGCCGTTCCCCTCGAACGAGGGCATCCACTGGGTCGAACGCGGCCTGCCGCGCACCGGCATGGACTGGGAGGTGCAGCCCGATGGGCTCACCCGGCTGCTCGTGCGCGTCGCGAAGGACTACTCGGGCGACGTGCCGCTCTACGTCACCGAGAACGGCGCCGCCTACGACGACGAGGTGGGGCCGGACGGCGAGGTGGCCGACGTCGAGCGCACCGACTTCCTGCGCGCGCATGTCGAGGCGACGCTCGACGCGATCGAGCAGGGCGTCGACGTGCGCGGCTACTTCTACTGGTCGCTCATGGACAATTACGAGTGGGCGTGGGGCTACGCCAAGCGCTTCGGCATCGTGCGCGTCGATTATGAGACGCAGCAGCGGACGATCAAGCAGAGCGGCCAGGAGTACGCTCGGATCATCGCCGCACAC